A segment of the Haemorhous mexicanus isolate bHaeMex1 chromosome 3, bHaeMex1.pri, whole genome shotgun sequence genome:
AGTTTGACATCATGCTTGTAATGCCTGTTCCAAGGATTCAGCTGGATGAGTCTGATGATACTGGAGCCTATTATTATGTATCATTCAAAAGGATTCCAAAAGAAAAGAGTTGGTTGAAGTTCCTAGAGGAAGATGGAACATTATCAGCCTTTAAAATGCTTCAAGCACTAAGAGAGATTATTAAACAGGAAGTTAAAAACATTAAAGGTTAGTACTGAGAGAATAAGCTTCATCAGGAAGAGGTAAAAACCCAGTTACATTGTGCATATATGTTGCCCCAGTGTTAAGAAGATTTTCCTGCCAGTCCTCTGTCTCCTTGTGCCAACAGAGCTGTaacccctcctctccccagtATCTCAAGCTGGCTCTTGTGTTAAGAATCACAAATACACATAGGTAACTTGTTACATTATTAACTCCACTATGCAtattttctgcatgaaaataataaatactaaGGGTTCTGTTGCATGCTTGCTATTTCCTACATGACCTATACATCTTACATCTATCTGGAGTATACAAAGAGCCATTTGCTGAAGAGCTTTCTTTTATACAGcacctgtattttcttttatacaGTACctaatattttttattgatCAGTACAGAAACTGCATCCCAGTTActtttataattatttaaaatacatgatatatatatatatacacacaatataattatattaaaataaccCCAGTTagggttatttttttcccaaaaccttcAGAAACATTGTGGCCAGATCTCTTCACTGTGTGTTTTCAACAGGGAAGTAGTTACGAAAaacattattatatttttaattcttagaCAGTAAATCAAGTAAACACAGTAGTGTTCCCTGTTTCATAGAACTCTTCAATAGACCTTCTCAATGTTTCAACATCCTGTAGGATAAAGAACCACTGACTGTACCCAGGTATTTCTTTTGATTGCTTATGAACTCTTTAGTAAAAACTGTAACATTCTTCACAAAAAAGTTTTAATCAACTAATCTATCTATCATGAAATATCACTTTCTTTGTTACTAGATGTGGAAGTCACAGTGGCAAGAAAAAAGGCTGGAAGCCCTGCAATAACTCTTCAGATCAAAAATCCTCCATCAGAAATATCGGTGGACATCATCTTGACTTTGGAGGCTCAGAAGAGCTGGCCCCCCAGCACACAGGATGGCCTCAAAATTGAACAGTGGCTGGGAACTAAAAAGAGGAGGGATTTCAGATTTAGATCAATTTATTTAGTagccaagcaaaacaaaagagaaaaagttctAAGAGGTACTTCAAATGTGGACAAATAATAAGTTATGAAGTATCTTCTCTACAACTTGATCACTTACAAGTGCTATAGAAAGGGTATCCAGATCATGTTCAGTATTCTGTCTTCCAGACACCTCATCCTGGATATATCCAGCTCAGACAACTGAAATCCCTCTTTAAAGCATCAGATTTGTGGTACTGCTTGTCCTGTAACTGAAATGTAAATACCAGGCTGTACACTAACCATTACTAAGAGCATTACATTAAATCCACTCCAGCCAGACACATAGATATGAGCTTTCCCTGGTGCTAGCACTGTGCTTAAGAGCAGCATGCACTCTCTTGTAAGGAAATTAGAAGAAAGTTGCTAAAAATGCAGGGAACTTCCCTGTACACGAGACTGCATCCACAAATCAGACACTTCTGCAGGAAGCAAACTGTTTTCTATCAAGATACATTATTTCTCACTGAACTCTGGTATGGCTACaacattttttcctccagacCACTGCCGCATTGAGCCTCCTTTAGTTTGCAGAATCATTCTGACTTGTCAGTGCATTATGGTAACTGATCATTTCAGCAACAAGACTTCAAGCATTCTGCTACCATTTTAATTAGCATGCCCATGTTATCAAAGGCCAGTACAGAAGTACTGATTTATTTTGCAATTTCTTCCTGTGCAAATTAAATGCAAAGAGTAACTGAGCCAAACAGGCAAGGGAAACAGTGTAATTCatgaaaagaagacaaaagtgATTGCCGGTATTAGAAACAGGGCATTGAGCCATTATTTTCAGAAGCATGAgcagaagaacaaaaagaaatgctttagAACAGTCATCTTACATGAGACAAACTCACAAACCTATTACTTGCACaaagaaaacccagaaaacagTAAGAGAACAGAATTTAAAAGGCTGTAGATTTCCATGAATAATGCAGTTCTCTAAATCATGTTCAGCAAATCCAGGGACATTCAGAACTAGGcctaattttaaagtaaatcCAAACATCCTGAGGAATTTAAAGCATCCAAACAATTATGTCCTATATTAATTACATTCTAATTGTCTTTGTGAAGCAGCTGGGGAGTTAAGGAGAAACTACACTCACTGAatgatgtggggttttttttagtgggTGCAAAAAATTGTGGGTATTTAAGTCAATTACAAaactggagggtttttttttcctagctatGAAAGCTGATGCTTAGTGCTGTGTAACCAGTCTTGTGCTTGACTTCAGGGAACACCTGGCGACTCTCCTTCTCACATATTGAAAAGGAGATGATAAACAATCATGGTAACTCTAAGACCTGCTGTGAATCCGATGGACCAAAGTGCTGTAGGTTGGTATTTCACAGGATTATTTCACTTTAGGCCTGTGTGAGCTGGGCTAGCACTAACACTGTTTCAGTTTACCACTTAAGAATTTGATCTAACAGTAATTACTCATAATAGGAAACAAGATACAACACTGCATGAAAGGTGGAAACAATCACTTTGCTGGTTTAGACTCCAGACTTGCCTTAGAATGCAAAAGGATGTGACTTGTTCAATTATCTTTCTCAAATTCAgtcctgttttaaaaaaaaaagctttaaaaagtgACTGACTCCACTTTCTGAGCAAAATTGCCCTTCGTATCAAGGCAATTTCTAAACTGATGGTGAGAAAACTGCTGAATGAGATCAAGATGAATAAGTGATTTTTCACTTCCATGAGAACTGTCTTCCAAATTTCTTCAACAAGGAAGAACAAAACCCACATGAGGTACAGAACCTCCTTAACAAGTAAACCAAGAAGTTGGTTTGCCAATTACATCTTGTACTGAATCAAGAAAGCAACAAGATAATTAATGCATAATTTTGTTTCAGTATCTGATCTACATATTTAGAACTATGGAGAAGGTacctaatatatatatatatatttttttttttttttaacaggaaagGTTGTCTTAAGCTGCTGAAGTTTCTTCTAGAGCGACTTAAAATGAAACATCCAAAAGAATTGGAAAAATTCTGTTCCTATCATGTCAAAACTGCTTTTCTCCACTCCTGTGTCACGTGGCCAAATGATACAGACTGGCACTTGGGAAACCTGGATCATTCCTTTCAGCAATgtctgggattttttgtgggttgTCTCCAAAAGTCTCAGCTGACTCACTTTTTTATTCCCCAATACAACTTGCTCAGCCTAGAAGATAAGGCAAGACATCATTtcctttcaagaaaaataaGCTATGAATTGAACAATGGATTCCCAGTATTTCATGAGAATTATTAAGAACATTGTTCACAATAGATATCTAATCATGTTGACTTTACatctttgaaacaaaaaaactgCATTATAAATGACTCTTCAGTAGTCTGTTctacaaaacccaaaaaccccaaaagaaaataaaatgaagaccACTAAGCGAAACATCTATACTTCAGTCACACTGCTTAGCCATAACCCTtaacagaaatgttttaagTAATATTTACCTTGCCTATCCAAATGTGGATGTCACCTGCAAAATATCTTCAAGGTATACTAAGAACATAGAGAAGAATTTGCAATAGTTCATTTCCCACATGTAATTTCTATGTTTCCAAACACAAAGGCATCAATGACTTCATAAAGGAAAAACtgacaattttatttaaaattaagacCCACTGCAGAATATCCAAAATACACTCCtactttcaaaagaaaaacaaaaaaagtcacTGGAGTTACTTCAACATTAACCAGAACAACTTCTCCAGATTACCTGGGTGGATATGAAGATCTTTTACAGAAGACAATCACCAGCAACAGTTACCAGAGAGTATATTTTACCTGAGTAATATGAAGTAACTTATCCTGAAGTAACTTATCCTTTTTGAGTCTTCAGAATTACTTTAGAAATCAGTCTTTTCATTGGGCTTTGGATGGGAAACAATCGTTACCTAATAAGCTGCAACAGAGTAGGTGGTTTTCTGCCAATGAGCATTTATTTGTATGATGAATCATGTAGAAAGAAATGCATCTTTCAGCCTGTATCAAAGAGGAAGACTCTTGATATAAAAGgttttcaaaaccaaaatgcagCATGAACTGGACACTCCTGAAATTGAAATTAATATCCATTTTTCTCATATTGAAGAAATgtgtattaggaaaaaaaaaaaaagataataattcCTATTACTAAAATTGTGCAGGTGAGAAGTACACAGCATTTGAgaactgctgtgctgcagataAATACATCTTTTGCTTCTACTTATAGAAGCCATGGAAAGTCCATATTTTTAGCCTACTTTTTGAAGGCAAAATAACCTACTGGCTTGAATAATGCCCAGATTTACCTCAATCATGAGCAAATTAAGAGAAAAGAATATTTAGAGAGTAGTTTTAGtaaactattttaattttactgtattttgtttattagtttttatttaatCGTATGACATAAATATAAACACAAGTTCAGACCAAGCATCAAATGAAGGAATAACTCCTTCCCATAAAAATTTCAAAGAGTAGAAAACATGCCCCATTATCACTGGGAGACTGGTGTGACAGAACCTGACATCCAAATGTAAAGTGTGAATCAACTTTatctggaagaaataaaagctgacCTTCAAATGCATTCTTTTCTTCCATGACTTTGTTAACATTGCTTTAGTAAATTCTGCTTTCATTCCTTAAGCTAGAATATTACAtccacaaaaagcaaaagcaggtCTTCTTCCCCAGTTAGCCACAAACAAGTACTTCCTGTCATGCTCTCTTCCATTACAAGAAAATGCAGACCTCTCTCAAAAAATCCTGAGACACAAGTCTTAGCAAAAATGACTACCAATGCTAAGTTTTAAAGTAAGAATAAAGAAAACTTGCTTCAGCAAACACAAGGAACAGCAAACAGAGCAGTTTTCATTATCCTGAGAAATCTCCCTGCATGCCAGCAGCATATCAAGGCAAAGGTACAGTATTTTGAAACTACATTGACAAACATTGCTTACAATGAAAAATCTGGTTCTCtgaatataaaaggaaaaattatcttttaCATTCTTTTAAAGTAATACTGcatttaactaaaaaaaaaacccaaaccaaccaacaaagACACAATATTTGTTTTTAACCAGTAGACAATGTCTTTAGATGTTTCATACatcacacaagaaaaaaatattatgtgaAAATAGTGTTCAAGTGCAAAACCAGATTTATTCCTATATAAAGTTAACCCAGTTTTCTAAGATGCTTTTGAGAAGTTTGTTTAAATAAGACAGGTACAGAAAACAATCAAACACAAAATGAAACTAATAAATTCAAGCCCGTGGAAGCTAACACCAATTAAAATCACTTTCTCTGTTTCAGTAGCTTCAAGGGACTACACTTATTTTGAAGGCTTTCTCCAAGGTCTTGGTATATccttttcaatttcttttctcatttgtgATTGTTTGTATCTTTCTGCCATTGCAATAAGCTCATCAGGAACTACCTATTAAAAAAGTAGGCAAAAAACCAaagtgaattttaaataaatctaaGCTTTCAGACTGCTTTATGAAAATGCTACTGATTTGTTTGTTCCCAAACTTGATTTCATTATTTATCAGGCTCCTGTCACTTTGCAGAATCTTTTCCATAAAAATGCAGAGAGAAATCTTTTTACAAAAGATTGTACTGAAATATACTGAAAAATAATCATCATAGTGTCTCTGGATTTTCAATAATTTATCTATGCTTGTATCACCATATCTGATGGCAACATATAACCAGGTAATTCTAACATTTCTGTTTGAACTATAATGTATCTTTTAGTTATAAGGAACAGCTGGTAAAAACATCCAGTGCCACTTACAGgtgatattttattatatacATCTACTGAATGTTGATTTGTATTAAATTCCTTATGGAAGTTTTAGGAGCCTCTGAAGAGAAACTTTGTGACTTAAAGATAAGTGTTGTCATAGGAATGGTTCTCAGGTGCTTAGAACAAAGCTAAAAGACAAGGAAAGAGGGGCAGGAGAAAATGGTCAGATCTCCCACCACTGGGAGGTCGTAAGAGCACCTTACCAAGATCCACAGgggtttttggcttttttgtaatTATGTGGAAAAGGTGAATAGTATCATCAAAACACTCTCACCTCAGAGTTCTTAACGACTGAGGCCAGATGTGAAGAATTACAGACAGATTTATTAGTTGAGTGACagtgatggaaaaaaaaccctgatatCATTCTTTTGCTCAGAAAACAAAGGCAATATCCAACAAGACTTCTTAAACCAGGTTGGGCAAAAAGCTTACATTAATGCAATGTTTACTGCAAAAAGCACAGTGTGCAACTGTACTGTCAAGAGGTCTAGGATCACTGATCTATCAAAGCCAGCCCACTTCAGCAATCTGCAATGGCACATGGCTGTCAGTGGAAGTCACCCCTCCAGAACCAGTTTCCTGATCAGAGCAAAGGGCACTGTGTGAACGTGCTATTAATATGATTGCCCCGTCTCTGTCATTTGTGtctgccagtggcacaaataCAGTGCAAACAGCAGAGTACAAACAAATGTAAATACCTTAAAGTCTCCCTAAATGTGCCTGGGCTTGGCAATGCTTGAACAGGTGGAGAATGCAGCCAGGACAAAAGGTCTGGTGGAGCAGGAAGTCATATTCCTTTAGTTTCCATTTCTTTTGGTCGGCTTTATAATTGAGCAATACTTGCTAGTTGCTATCAGCAACTTTTTCTTGAGCTGGCATGAGGGACAGCTCACTAGTATATGTTTTACATGCTGAATTGCTCTTACTGGTGAACAACTACCCTGGCAAAATATGTCAACTCTGGAAGAGTCCATTCTGCCTAAGTTTCAAACATTATTTAAAAGTAAAGTTAATGTATCACTAGCTGAAAGGCACAACAGGCTTATCAGTGGAGACAGGAGTAATGAGACAAAGTTATTTTTCAGTTGAAACATGGGATGATTCTCTTCCTCAGTATAAAATCTTACCCTAGAGCTTGAAGCATAATTTATTCCAAACTAAAATCGCAACAATTTCTTGCAAGAGTGGCTTTTGAGCAAGCACAAGTCAAGAGTGGGAAGAAGTGAGGATATAGAAACATAAAAATCTCAGGGAGGTAATATCCAGCATCTAGTGGCTTGCTGAAATTTTTCATGAACAATTAATGAACAATGCATCTGCTGAACATACAAGCTAGGGTAGGGTCATCCAAGTGAGAAAAGGATAAAGATGCCATAATTTATATGGAATGCTTTTCTTGGTATCACAGAGATTACTGTTTTTTCCACTAAATCTGTCCATGCTTGTTAATAAGCATTTATATAGAAAAGATTCTTTCAGCATGAAATAGACACCTTTTTGTTgtacttgtttttctttatatatcTATAGATTTGGTATCACAGAGAACATTTTGCTAACAAAAGCAACTAACTTGTTTTGAAATCAAAAGTATTCTGAGCCTTCAGGTCTCTCTTACATAATGCTTTAAGACTGAAACAATGGTATTTTCATTTGTCatgagaaaaaaccccaacactttGTCTGTAAGGATACTTCCTTTCTATCAGACATAACTAAGTTTGAGAATAATGTTATGACTAATAGTAACTTCTGAAAGCAAGGATTCAGAgttcctcttttctcctctgaacTCAGAGACTTGTTCCCAGTTGAACTATAGCACATTACAAATAACCACAACCAGTTTGGGAACTTTGCAGTCTGCAGCTGGAGACAAGACTTGAAAGGTAATTGCCAACTCAGAATAAAAACTCAAGGCACCTCTAAAGTAGCTTCACAGTATCATTTCTGGTTTCACCTCTTgcattttctgaataaaaacaaagcaaaaaaaccccatcccaaccaaaaaccccaaatctgctaCTTAAAGGAATTATTAGGTGACTACTCTtctacacctttttttttttccttttccacccTCAAAAGCATCTTACTAGGCTTGCAATAAAGCAACACAGTATCTTTCAAAGAAGAGTTGTAAAACAGAGGATTGAGGTGAAGTTCTAACCCAAGGTTTAAAGTCTGAGTAAGTGTCTATAGTAAAAACCACAGATTCTAGATAAAATCCATTTAGTGTGTACTTAAACTCCcatccaaaaaaccaaacaaacactgTAACCCAAACAAAATTTCAGCTCAAGTCAGGACTTGAGCTGGGGGTTTACTATAAGTCAGGCAGAATGTTGTTCTTTGTTACAGCAAAAAACAGTAACACAATTATCTGTTTTCTCAGATACGATATCTAGAAAAAATATGCTTCTTTAAAGAAAGAGATCACATTCCAGTTCCACTTCCCATACTATTTACAAGCATCAGTAATAAAGCTTGGAAAAGTACATGCAGGCATTACAACTCTCAGATAGTTGAGCTTCTTCTGATACAAGTGCTGTTAATATTTAGACCATTAAACAAGAAATTGGTACATGCATCCAAAAGTGAAATACAAACGgaataaatttttattaaataaaagaaacccTATTATTTCTCTGCAGACCTCAATGTGTATGctagttattttttctttagacaTAGAAGGCTTTGGTTAAAGTTCACAGTTCCTTCCTGGGACTCACCTGTAAGGTAAAATACAGCTAAGGCTATCTAGGACAAGACagactaaaatattttctttccttgagaCACCACAAACACTCACCAAGAAGGGTCTAAATAGTCTTGGACCTTCATGACATGCTTCAGGTGCTAACCCAGAACCAATATAAATCTTACAGAGTAATGTATGCTTACTTGGTTTGCTCTTTCCAGAATGTCAATCAGCTCGGACGCAAACCTCCAATCATTGCTGGTGACAAGTGTTACTGCCTCCCCAGAGCGCCTATAAGAGGAAGGAAACAACTGCTGATCCTCCAAACTCTGGCCAGGCTTTTACTACTGACCTAGGCAGTAATGAACAGTACTACAGGCAATATTACTGAGCTGATAGAATAAAAGTGGCTTGAGAAGTAACCCTGCACATGACAGAGAGCAACTTCTCATAAAAATCAGAATACAGCAATTCACCTAAAATTGAGCAAATGCAAAACTAATTTAGATTTTTAGCTAATAAACATAGCATAATAGCAACATATTTAAGTATGAAGAGACACATTCACATCATgattaaatgagaaaaatcacACTTGTACTAGCCTGGGAAAGCAGCATCCAAAAGAACTACCACTAAATTACACCACCATGATCGGCTGCAGACTTTGAACCTACAGATGCTTCTTTGCAATGTGCTGTCTAGAAACTAAATAAATCAGCAGCTCATGAAGAGATAAACAAGGAAGTAACATTCCAGAATATCAATGCAAATTGTTTTTCTAATTCTTCCTCATATTTATGCCAGCTTTCAAACACCCTTGATTCAATAACAGAAAAGTGTAAAACTTGCTTGCCTTCAATTTAACAGtgaattcatttaaaaacataaagcagTGTGTTTCTGGAACATACTTTGAAAGACTGAAGTCTTGACTGCCCCACCCCACATCACCTGTAGCCTCTAGAATTTGGCAAGAAAAACACGCTGTGCACAAAACATAACAAACACTAATAACACATGACTATTTTCTGCTAAACACTTACCCTGCTCTTCCAGTACGACCTACTCTGTGAACATATTCTTCAATGTTGCGAGGGAAATCGAAGTTGAAAACATGAGTAATATCGTGCACATCGAGGCCACGGGATGCCAAATCAGTAGCCACCAATATTCGAACTTTGCCTACAGTAAGTATGACAGGAAGAGAACTGGAGTTTAtggaacaaacagaaaacattttccagtCTATTGGTTTTCTAGCTCATAATGCACTTAATATTCTTAACACAAAGTAAAAATATGCTTGTTGAATGTCACACTGAGTTAGTTCCAAAAACAAGCTGGTAAGTAAGCACCCAAAATGTCATTTTACTATTATTTGCATTTCACAAGCAGAACAGCAGAGTGCAGGAAAAGTAAGAAGTATGCCTGGTTGATATAAAGAGTCTGTCCAAagaacaaaaacttcaacaacTATATTCTCAGCTGACACTCTTGTCACAGCATGAGTCTTTTATTAGCATGTGTTCACATAACCCTGAATTGTGTTCACACAACCCTACTAGCATAATCTGGAGCAGGACTGTTTCACTGAAAGCATCATCATCTGACATTTAAGTTTACCATTCTGTAGACATACAATAACAATTTTTCCAGAAATGTCAAAAGTAAAATAAGCCTTAAATTATTAAACTCGCAGACATTCAAAATTTTGTTGAAGAGCCATCTCTTTGTTTGCTGGGTCTTTTTTTGtcaaattaataaagaaaatataaaattcagaGCTCTTtgctattttaatttctataGTACTAACGAGACAGGACACTTAGAAATAGACAAGTTTTGACCAGAATAAACTTTAAAATTCTGGTCTAAACAAACCAGTACTTCAGTACAAACTCACCTTTCTTGAAGTCATCTAAAGCCTGTTCTCGATCACATTGTTCCCTGTTGCCATGAAGCGACTGTACTGGAATTCCTTGGATACCAAAGTCACTTGCCAAGTCATCAGCTCTAGGGTGAAATAAAGCAATGGctcttaaaatagaagaaaaaaaggaaacaaaatagtGCAGCATCTAGATTGAAATCAAAAAGACAGTAACATGACAGCAAAAGCTAAATGTGTGCTTAAGGACAAAACATTACCAAGGTCAGCCGATACTTATTATTAAACAGGAAAGCAAGTCTACTCCACATAGAAATGTTTACCTTTACTTATACTTTAGAGGAatactaaattttttttgtgtgcttcACTCAAAAAGTTCAAGTACGATACAATGACCACCCCCCACATTAATCAGGTCTTTCAAGCACCAGAAGTGTATGAAAGTAAACAGTACATCACACTGATGTATCCCCAAGAATCCAAACATCCCACTTGAGCTACGTGAAACTGAGACTTACCACCAGCATtaatgatatttaaaaaaatacaaactgcCAGTCAgtttaaaggaagaaataaataaataaaaataatactaCTAGCAGCACATTGTAGAGAAGAGCTATTACACTTGATAGTTCTTATGTGAACTAAGAAACTATTCAGTATTtctgttaggaaaaaaaccccaaacagagATGACACTGGGAAGTGATTACATACGTAAGCTTTTTGCCCACAAAAATGATGACCTTATCTTTTGGCTTCATAGACTTAATGAAGCTATGCATGAAAGATCTCTTTTCTTCCTCGGGGATAACAATAACTTTTTGTTGTACTGTGCTTACTGCCTGTCAAACAGCAAAAAGGGATGTTAGGGAGAAACAGattacaataatattttttttctgttaattccCATATTGCCATGTTATAAAACTAGTAATACATGATaccataaaaaattattttaatacgTATCAGTTTGGAGT
Coding sequences within it:
- the CGAS gene encoding cyclic GMP-AMP synthase, with the protein product MNTAGGRGARARRGTRPAAPRSRGAKGAARSPSRGRVAGEGSSAIATPRPPRTDAAPARGGRSARRAPAAQELPAGRAAGGAEALPAPRSRAPAARAPAAPRSVAAVPDGAVAAAARRPPPAADALRLREVLSRLSLPRQDVSEASTLVNTVVSHLVQTIRGKDSCFSSIERQSAGSYYERVKISEPNEFDIMLVMPVPRIQLDESDDTGAYYYVSFKRIPKEKSWLKFLEEDGTLSAFKMLQALREIIKQEVKNIKDVEVTVARKKAGSPAITLQIKNPPSEISVDIILTLEAQKSWPPSTQDGLKIEQWLGTKKRRDFRFRSIYLVAKQNKREKVLRGNTWRLSFSHIEKEMINNHGNSKTCCESDGPKCCRKGCLKLLKFLLERLKMKHPKELEKFCSYHVKTAFLHSCVTWPNDTDWHLGNLDHSFQQCLGFFVGCLQKSQLTHFFIPQYNLLSLEDKARHHFLSRKISYELNNGFPVFHENY